The DNA region ataatAGAGCTttgtgcattgtgttttaaagcTTACAAACAAGAATTACATTCAAAATAAGGAAACCCTCTTTCAACAAAAAATGCATGTACTGCTAGTAGTTAGATACAACTACTATCaatatgcttttgttttgtgtgatTAGTCAAAAAACTTTTGAAGTAAGTTgtaacattaagttctttgtGTGCTACCAAAAATGTAGACTACTACTGTCTTCCCATTGTCATAACCATGTCGTAAGACTAATGCTAAAAAAGAAACTTAACACGCGTTCCACagcaatcccatcccattcatAATTTATACATAAACCCCCAACCAACAATAGCTTCCAGCATGTAAAGGCCAATCTGCAGCAGCTGTAGCTGCAGAATGCACATCACGTTAGAAGCAAACTCTTGAGTGTCTGGACAGGAGATACAGGAGttcttcatctttcccttcTGAAGAGAGACTTAGATTTACACATCTTTCTGACATCCCATCACTGCATACTCACTTCAGTTTATTGGAGCCTTTGTTTGCTGAAAGCGGAAATtattttgttgggatttttttgtctcattcctttttcttcctgggaGTATCCCCCTTGTCTTCCCTCTAGCAGCAAGaataaaaacagggaaaaaaaatcactcaggTCTTGGAAGTTCACCTAAAGTACAGAGCACTACAGCTCAGTTTGATAGATTCtggctgaaaacagaaaaaaacaacacactGGAACTCCCTTTAGAGGAGAAGCATCACGGCTCTACTGCCAGCCTATGAAGGGGAAACTCCACACGGGTTTTTCAAACACCACCTTGGTCATTGTCCAAACCCACTTCCTCTAGCCCCTCTCACCTTCTTTTTGGGGGACTCCTCAGGACTCCTCATGGCTTTCCTCTTCACGTCTGCCTCCCTTGCAGGCGAGAACAACTTCTTCTCCCCAGGAGGCAAGGGCACCTTCCCTTTGTGCAAATCCCCAGGCCTGTGGCCACTGGGCATGAAGGCATCATACTCCTGAGCATGTCTCAGGAGACTGGGCTCCAAAAAGCCTTTGGTGTTGACCTGGTGGGAGCCCTTTCTCTTCTCAGAGGCCTTGTGAAGTGCCGGCTTCAGGCCTTTTTTGTCGGTGGCTTTTGGCTTCACTGTTTTCTTGACTTTGGGCTGGTCCTTGCAAGACTGGCCTGTGACCTGCAAAAGACCAGCCTCACTCTCTACCTTCCAGACTCTCTTGGATTCGTCATGTACCTGGGACATACTTGGCCTTTTGATACCCAGAGTATTCTTGGGCAAGGCCTCCTTGGTGTGCACAGGAGGCTTCAGAAAGCTGGGCTTGGATGTAACATCAGATTCGTGGGCAGGCTTGGCCACTTGGCCACAACTCTGGTCAGGAACCTTGGGCACGTGGGCAGAGCTCTTGTCAGGCTCCTCGTGCTTCCTGTTCTCAGAGGGTTTTTGCACTCCCAGCTTCAGGCCTTTTCGGAAAGCAGGTTTTGGTTTCTCTGCTTCTTGGACTTACAGCTTGTCTTTGGAGGACTGGTCTCTGACCTCCAACGGACCAGGCTCGCTCTCCAGCTTCAGGACTTTCTTGGATTTGTCATGCTCCAGGGGCTCGCTGGGCCTTTTGATACCCACAATCTTCCTGGGCAAGGCCTCCTTGGTGTGCCCAAGAGGCTTTAGAGAGCTGGGTGTGCTCATACCATGAGATTCCTGAGGAGCCTTTGTCACTTGGCCAGAGGTCTTATGAAAATGCTCGGTCATTTGGCCAGAGGTCTTGTGAGTGTCCTCGACCACTTGGGAAAAGGTCTTGTGGAAATCCATGGCCACTTGGCCACAGCTCTTGTAAGAAGGCTCCCTTGCCTTGGAGTGGTGCTGGCAGGAATTGCTGCTGATGCCCCGCTCCTGCTTCACACCCTCCTCACGTCCATGCCCATGGGCAATTTCCATGGGGCCCTCTCTTTGTACTGCTCTTCGCTTTATCTGGGTCATTAGGTTGTCAAGGTGCCACTTTTTAGAAGCTGATGGCTCAGGCTGccaacaaaagagaaaagaaggattCAAGACTGATGCCTTTTTGGCTCTTTCTGTCCTagcacagctccccagagcCCAGAGACTCTTGCCCAGAAGTCTGGCCTTTGGCCTGTGAAGAACTGACTCTAAACTAACAGGCCACAGGCACTAACTTGCTCCTTGAGCATGGTATGATGGAACCCCACACAAGGTGCTGTTTCTGCTTGGTTTCTAACTCTCAACACTGTTTATGGTCAAAGAACTTAGGCTGGCCTCCAGGCAGGCTCCTTCTGCCAAGACTGAAGTTCTGCTCAGCAGAGAGATCTCTTGTAATTTACCAGAAGCCCTGGCCAAAATGGGCAGGGTTACCTTTGCCTGCAATGGAAATTCGGAAGTCTCTGTTCTAGCAGGTGTCCGAAAAGGTGGCAGGAGAGGTGACAGGGGGCTGCTCATTTcctggaaagagaaggagagaagaagCTCACAGGAGTTTTGCTGATGGACACAGAGGCAGTTTCACGCTTCCCAGAGTCAGAGGGATCCACCTCCCCATGGATTGGTACCGGCTTTCCCATGGAGATCTGGTATTGAAGAGCACCCACCTCCAATATTCCTTCAATGGACTGCTCATACATGTGCACGATGGGCTGAAACAAGAAAGAGGGAAGCACTGTGAGTTTGTTTGGGTATTTTACTCCTTGATACCAAACAAGCATGCGCTCAGCAAACATTTGCTGTCCAACAGCTCTAGAAATGTCTTTCAAGTCCATTCATAATGAAATGCTAATAAGGAATAACAGTTCCATCTGAAGGGCAGTAAGGAACAGAGAccaggcagagcaagagctgaaACCACCAGTCACCTCCTGCAAGATCAATGTCTGGCTTCCCTGGCAGTCAGGAAACACCGTTTCCATTGCTGACTTTGCTGACTTTTATTTAATATGGTTAAGAAAGTCTGTTTCTGCAGTGTGCTCCCTTCATTCAAAATCACTTTCCTTTAGTTGCTATTGTAGCAGCGAAGCTTGGCCTGCAAAGGCACAGGCTGTCTCTGCATGTGAAAGAGTTGAGCAAAAAGTGTCATTAGTTAAGAAAAAACAGTTAGAAATAAAAGTTCCCAATCCTAGAGAAATTCCCAGTTCAATTCTAGAGAAGGAGGAATATTTGTCATTCACCCAAATGAAATCAGACtcatttttctgaaggaaaaaaaacaaaacaaaacaaaacaaaacaaaaaaaacccaaaaaaaaaccccagaacaaCTTTGACCAAAATGCAACCCTTGCAAGGTGCAGTTGTTGCTTGGCTTCCAGTTCAGAACAGTCAGGTAACTTGGGCTGGCTCCAGGCTGGATCCTCCTGCCAAGATCGAGCTTTTGCTTGGCAAAGCACTTGACCATCATCACTTGGGCTCCTGGAAAGACATCCTACTACTTATTACACACAACATTTGAACACAGAAAAAGGTTCAGGCCTTCAGGCACAGGAGCTTTTCTGAAGGACTAAAGCAGAGACCACAAACTTCAAACTAAGCCCAGCTAATGGACCAGCTCTGCAAGGTTGCTTTGATTCTGGCCAGGATTTGATTCTGGCACAAGGAAAGCACCCACACATGGAGCTCGTGCAAGATAGAGAAGACTCTTCATCTGTTTTCAGCCAACTTCAAGGTAGGCGTCTTCATTCCACCTGAGAATAGAAATGCTCTGGAGTTGTCCACAAATTCTGCTTCTTGGCTCCAGACTTTGCAAACTGCAGAGGAACACAGCTTGacttgccctttttttttttttttttttttgtttgtttgtttggatgggatttttttgacaCTCCTTTTTAAACACACTTCAAGGAAGATGCCACATTCCTGTTCCTTTCTGCACACTGACACTCCCTAACTGGGCCCTGCCAGGAAGTCTGTCAGTGCAGGCAATACAAGGCTCTCTGTTGGGGTTGAGGGATTCTTAAAGACCTGAACAAGAAGGTTGGCTTTTCAAACAGCTTTGCTCAGGTGCTGGGAAAAAAGGTAAAAGCTGGCACAGAAGGACAAGAGATACATCGGAGCTTCACgtgtgctgtatttttaagGCAGCTCACAGTTAATTTGGAAAGATGCCTTAAAGagactggggtgacacaggagaGTGAAGGTTCTGCtttggggaagagaggacagagCCGTTCAGTGTCTCTGTGAAGGCAAAGCGACTCCCTGCACGGTTATCCCCTGTGGGTTAAGTCACTCTGCACTGGATCTGCTTAGCTATTCAGGCTGGAAGCCTCAAGTTTTCCGTGCCGCCAGGAAAAGAAGCCATCAATACGGAATTCCCAGCCGCAGGTGACACATGCCTTAGACATCAAATGAGCCAAAGTCCTGGCCTGGAAGAAATGGCTTTCCTAAGGGATGTCCAGGGAGGTCACAGGAAAAATCCTATTTGGTGTGTGGCTGTTCACTATAACTGAGGCCAAACACTTTAATTCAAATGGAATTCaaagcaggaggagggaagaacaGCAGAGTTTCTTCTGCTCCAGACCTCTTCAATGTCAGGttccctgcagggcaggagtgTCCTCACAGCTCTTCTTTCACCCAaaacaggagggagggatgagCTTTCAGCCAAAGGCCCCCCTGGTCAGCCTTCCCAAGATCCTTTGTCTGCCTGAATCTCTCTCCTCCATGCAGCACAGCTCACTTGGGATGCTTCCCAAGAGCcaagcagcccagccctgttGCCCAATCACCTCTCCCATGCTGAACATCCAGCACACCGACCACAGATCCAGGGCTGCAGCCTCActgtttcttcctcctcccccctctccagGCTTCAGCACTGGAGGACCGTTTTATCAAAGGCAGGTTCATCTTTGAGAGCAAGCAGTATAAGAAAATATGGCATTGACAGGactgaaagaagcagaaaatgaaagaaggaaTTTTCCAGTTACAGAGCCAGTACTCAAAACACCCATGAAGAGAAATCAGGGGCCCACCGCCCAGAGGCACCTACTGCAGAGAAGGATCATTCAGCATATGCACTCAAAGTTTCACCTCTCAGCTGCAGAATGGATTAATCCTGGAGTGGAAACTCCAGAAGGGCTAGACAGTGATGCCAAAGGAGAAGGGGGAACACTGCCCGGTTAGGCACCAGATGTCCAGGAAGGATTTATGAATGACAAAGTATGGAAACGAAGCAGAGGGCAAGAAATGCctgatgctgctgcagaggtCTCAAGGGGACACCTGCACAGTGACAGTATTTAAGGTCTCCTGTCCTGACTGCCCTCAGACAGCAGACAGTGTgaggcaaggggctgtgggagcagcctctgcttTTGATTTGCATTCACCTCGGGTGCTGGTGCTCTTGGAAGTGCAGAGACTGAGGAGCTGTGGCAGTCCCTGGTGCTCTCTGACTCcgagctgctgggctgtgctggtgccatCCTCTTGTGCTCGGACTGGAgagccctgcaaggccacaggGAGACAAAATTAGGAAGCAGCAGGGGGAAAGGTTACTTGCTTATTCCACTGACATGGCAGCACTCAAAAACTGAGCCCTCTGTTTGGGCACTGAGAGCAGAGGGGAGAAAGCCAGAGGAATACATTACTGTGCTCCGAAAATAAAGCTCCgtatgaaaaaaaccctctgggaatAATAAAACCTTTAACTCACACCCAGCCAGGCAAGAATGTAAACAGGATCTCACTGCTACATTGTGAAGCTGCATTCAACcaaataatgtttaaaaaaaaaaaaaaaaaacaccaaaacagcCCAGTGCCTTTCTGAAAGCCTGAACCCCCAAAAGATACATTTCCAATAAAGGGTTACAAATTTCAGGATGGATTCTTGGTCAATACAAAACCATGTGATCTACAGACACACTGGGGccaaggaggagaaaagaagggaacACCTGGGGAAATATAAGTCTGGTTCATAGGTAAACTCCAGCATGCCTGGATTATTCATTTCTAATGGGAGCTTTCCTGAAAACCCCACAAATATGAAACCAATTTTCAACAGGAACCCTGAATAGCATCAAACCAAAGCGTGCAGCTTCAAGGGAAACCAGGAAcctcttcccctctccccctcaAATGAAAAGTAGTTTGTTTGGTCTAGAGGGTGGT from Anomalospiza imberbis isolate Cuckoo-Finch-1a 21T00152 chromosome 4, ASM3175350v1, whole genome shotgun sequence includes:
- the LOC137473418 gene encoding AF4/FMR2 family member 1-like, whose product is MTEHFHKTSGQVTKAPQESHGMSTPSSLKPLGHTKEALPRKIVGIKRPSEPLEHDKSKKVLKLESEPGPLEVTGQSCKDQPKVKKTVKPKATDKKGLKPALHKASEKRKGSHQVNTKGFLEPSLLRHAQEYDAFMPSGHRPGDLHKGKVPLPPGEKKLFSPAREADVKRKAMRSPEESPKKKREDKGDTPRKKKE